In the Silene latifolia isolate original U9 population chromosome 1, ASM4854445v1, whole genome shotgun sequence genome, aattgtatgttttgaaaatcgggtttgaaacgtttgaagaggtctcgaggacggtgtatggtcctcgggatcccgaaagtgtctcgagaaaagggtgtgtgcttttctcgggttttgaaagagccattgtcggcgcgaaacgggttaaaatccgtgtctagacgcggcgattataacagcgtaaaaaggtgatttgaaatggttataaaaaaccgggttttgaaaatcgtcattacgacggactagaaaggcgtgttaaaatggttatacaaaagcgggtttgaaaatcgtcattacgacggcctagaaaggcatgttgaaatggttatacaaaaccgggtttgaaaatcatcattacgacggcctagaaaggcgtgttgaaatggttataaaaaccggatttgaaaatcatcattacgacggcctagaaaggcgtgttgaaatggttatacaaaaccgggtttgaaaatcgtcattacgacggcctagaaaggcgtgttgaaatggttatacaaaaccgggtttgaaaatcgtcattacgacggcctagaaaggcgtgttgaaatggttatacaaaaccggttttgaaaatcgtcattacgacggcctagaaaggcgtgtaacggtcggcaaaagaccgaggtttgaaatgaccATTATAACGGCGGGAAAGGTGATTTTAGAAAgcttgaaaatgacacggaaggacttatgatcaagtagcacataagcactcgcagttcattatattatgcattatgctgacacgggatatggcttaagagggtgggttacacaccaaacaatcaaaccccgatttgcgagagggataccaatccaaaaaaaatgtgtaaggagggtgccctagcctcgtgctcgaaggtgataaaagctatttgacgaaacagaaatgtgtaacgtcaatggtatgcttgactcaatcgggattcgaaacgcggggatgagaaaaactcacgccgtcgagacgagccaattggtcgaaaaggggtaggttgtgggcccggacaaggaacccgaccgtgaccgtaatatcaattaatgcattccaaccaagacctcgttcgagtatcaccatctagggatcacaaaagacgtaagtgtcctagttatccccaacggattcgccaatctgtggacatggccacctacacgccaagctaatctgtggacgtatagcggacttttgaaagccacgctcggcggcgtaaaaatgctttcgaccggatcgttttagatcggtcggtttcatctcggtaagggtctcgaaacgattagagatgttcggagtcgccaccaagcatatgtgggatgcctggaacccgttcgaattccactttatatctcggtcaaatcgaagcacaaagcagcgtttgacataggtactaaagataaggaaatcgtctctctttagcattctatctctagaatgactctcgtacgccctggataaggtcgtccactatccaaagtttctgagtaagaggtgaaggtaagtattgggaagccctttaatcagacacccaatcccgcccgcgttagcggcctctactgatcgatcttggttggttgaatgcaaaagttgataaaacggtttaaatgcatgaatgcgcaaccaatagtttaaacctaacatgtgagagatttctaagtcggttgatttaatccaagtatcaagtataagatgtcgagttggattaatgattgatttgcatgcaagacggaaattaaacttccatttaccgtattaggtttagggtgcataacatgatccatttgtcttagtaaggtgttttgcaaatacgattttaaatagtcatctgatccgtcctatatccgggctaaccggagtccggatcgtcctagactaatgctggaagggaacaggccctgtaccagacggctatatgaggcgcgagccagccggcggtgtaaggggcctcttcCTGGTTTTGAagatgagaaatggagggcctgtttaggcgtgggttagcccacggtttatgtgccgtgttctgactttttagaaaacgttataaaacgtgttgaaaatgggtatttgaacccggtttggtttGAAGCGGTCGTTTAGactgcatttgttgatttgaagaactatattcgaataattatcattattttgacaagattcggtgtcgggttcgatttgacaaacttgacatgaatagttttgaaaataattatggactaattgttttaagtccatttgaatgtaattagtcgatactcatcatcgtacccgggttaaaatccggcatggtatgtagaaccaaggatgactttgtgttggtgactaatatgtttgtttttagaaatgtaaagaaatgaaattaaggttttaaaatacattttaaatgtcattaaccaaatattatcaccgaaacacggattcaACTGTCATCGtttgaggaaccaagggtgaaaaatgttttatggttaaaacaaatgaaataaaataaaaatggttcgAAAGCATTTGGAATGGTAGAAACCGATTACAAATGCGAAAATGGATTAAAGGTAAATGACGAGaaaaaacacggttgatctctgacctggacaccccatttaggcgcgggcaagctgacgacctaaggggcttctgtctcaggccaaaaatcagttttggcttgtttattccatattttggttcatgttatgcacgtttgagcatgttatagtcatgaaacaaacgaagacataataaaagaggatttttacaccctcatacttacatgtttggttatggcgattgaccgacgtaagtgtaaaaCTCGTTTGAtcgaaaaaactcggtttaaaaccgttttggtaagtaaaaagagtgttttaatgttagtgacggtgtagtggtcgaagtggtcggtcaagtgatttaatgcacgatgacggtaccaaacaatgtgtaaggcctatatttacgatcggtaggtcgtaaatacgcgtcgggttgtgacttaagaagtcgagtcgagaattttaagggagaaaagagggggcgggcactcgcgtaagtctcaaatgggtggcatttgaggggtatttataggagaatgagtggttgcgtgagttttgagcgacgtggccacatcgcggttcttcgagttgtgttgtcactttcacaacaaacgcaatcatgatttgttctatcctaggttttgtagtcacatgtttggtacttgaccaacatgaatccgggaaaacttaaggtagaagatttgaaatgttttgtttttggtgggtgactcggtttgactcgttgttggagtcgggatttgaatttttgagtcggtttttggtccggtgtcggttttgactctagttagtgtcattgcgaccccgtcgtcgtgcattaaacattccaagtatttttgaaatgtttttgaaatgttttattttcgaaatcgttttaagttttccgacgtaaagttgtacacaaactgtcgatcaaacgccgcgattccaaaacatgttatcttccaataatcatcaggtgtttgttggagtctcagcagatactgggtatctatagagtgTAATGCGGGCAATGTGCACTCTATCGCCTTTATGACTACCAGTCAACACTGTACAGCTAATTACGCGTCTCCCTAAATCTTTCACTTTTAATCTGGTACCATTGCACAACCCACGCGATTGATCAATATTTCTAAGGAGCATAACCATAGCACCgactttcaatctcaattcatGGTTTGGGAGGCCAGAACATTTAATACTGTTCAAGAATTCTGTGGAGTAAAGGTCAGGCTCGCCCATAGTTCTATCATCTCTACTTACCTCATCAGAGCTTAAGTAAATTATCTCTTCCTCATGGATAAGAGATAACACATAATCATTTACATCTTCAACTATTTCGTGAGTGGGTGAAAGAATTGCCCTTTCttgaagataatttgggtcccataACCGATTTTGAAGATCAGGATAAGTGATATCTATTAAGGAGGCAATGGGATTAGTCACGTGTTGAATAAGTAAATCGTCGGGGAACTCTATGTCAACCTCAGCATCACCATCATTTGGATCCCCGACCAACCCATCTCCAATTTTCAGAATCCACTCCGAGAATTTCCTTATCTCATCTACATTAGTTTCTTCACTTCCGGCTTGTAAGCGCATATTTTTAGTCAATGTAAGCACCTATAATTTAAGACATACACATCTTAAAACATTGAAAGAAAATATAAATTAATTGAATAGCGTTTTACTACCCATTTGGAAACAAAGTTTTGAACATACCTTACATGAACTCCACAAATACGACGAACAAAGAGAAGCATGCACAACATCAGCCCTGCTCCCTTTGGAAACAACCGGTAATGTTTGGCGAAAATCGCCACCAAAAACTACCACTTTCCCGCCAAATGGTAGTGTTGCATTACGCGCATGTACAACACGCATGACGTCTTTCAAACTTCTATCAACAGCCTCGAAACCATGTTTATGAGTCATCGGCGCTTCGTCCCATATAATGAGCTTTGCTATGATCAGCAATTCCGCTAAATCACTACCAGGTTTAATTCTGGGGCAAGTGGAGTTCTCGGTAAGATTGATTGGAATGCCAAGTCTCGCGTGCGTTGTTCTACCACCAGGTATCAACGTTGCTGCAATTTCGCTAGATGCAACAGGCAAAACAATTTCACCCTTGCTTCTGAGGGCAGCACATAAAGTTCGCCAGATGAATGTTTTACCAGTCCCCCCATAGCCATACACAAAAAACACCCCTCCTTGATTAGATGCAATAGCTTCCATAATTTCATTATAGACCGTCGTCTGCTCATCAGTCATTGAAGATAGTGAAGACACATGTTCTGCCTGGAGCGATTCTTTGTCATAAGACAACTCATCCATAACCATCGTGTTCGCGTGATGTGTTATTGACGATGTATCGGGTAGGGGCATCCCTTCAAATCTTGCCAAACTACTCCCATTTAATTGTAGTGATGCTTCTATGTCGATCAAAGCATAATTTTTCAATTCCTCATCAGTTAGTTCCAAACCTATGATGATGTTTGCAGTGTCATCTTAACGTATTGATAACTATTATATGTGCAAAGAATGTAAATTAGATGAACTAAATAGAAAGCAATATATTAAAGTAGTACCTCGGTTTTGAAGAATATTACGTTGCCTGTGAAGGATATCATCCTCTAGAAGACTCCATGTTGCCTCCCAGACTCTATTTGGCATGGACAACGTCCCAGATAACAATAAAATCGCAAAAAGGTTTCTAAGATAAAATCCAGAGGCCCATTCGCTTGCTTGCTCTATCGCATCAATGTACTCTTTGTCGTCACCGATCAAGCCATATGCATAACACGCTTCCCTATACGTGTCATAGAGAGTGCCGTTAACCCTTCTTATGTCCTCGTAACTTTTGGGTCCCTTTACATGGTTCAACATGGTTCTCATGAAATATAATTCACCGCAAGTCGGCGGCACATGTTGCAACCTGCCTATCTTAAAATTCTGTTTTCTAAGGGTCCACTCTTACTAATCTTTATTCCACACAAATTTAGTTGGGAATTGACAGTACAATAAGTCCTTCGCTATCTACAACTCTTCCTCTTCACTACTGTTTACTTTCATCCAAGATAGAAACTTTGACACTCCTATCGATGATTTCTCTAAGACCTCGTCAATAGGATCTTCATCATCAAACACAACGCTCTGTTCGCCAGGAAGGTGAAACTGTAGCCTTTCGACTGCGGGAGTCCTGTAGTGAATGTCGAACGCGAATATCCTCCAAACAGCCTCACATGCTGAAAAGTACCTATAATCGTAGTATCGTTTAATCTCATCCACCTGTTCAGGAATTTGGTCATTGCGGCGTCGATAAGAGGTCTGCATTGTTACTCGATCAGATCCCTTATTTATATACTTGAAAAGATACTTGATCGCTTTACACTGGTTACACCACTCCACATTGATATGTGCACGATATTTCAGTAATAAGTACGAGTTATATGGCACGACAGATCCATTGTCAAGTGCCACTTTGTTCTTATATATTTTTGGTCCTGTTTTACTTCTCTTATAAATAGGATAACCGTCTTCGCCGATAGTTGTTCTTTCGGAACACTTTTTGGGGAAATGTTTTGAGCATGTAGACCCAACCATACACGGTGATCGTGGTTTTGAAGTTTTACACGGTGCTTGAATCATGTGTGTGCAAACGACGGCATGTAACACAGGATTCTCAACCGGATCGGGGATCTCCGCTGAAATGATTTTATCGATATCCGCAGCTTCAGAGAACTTGTCTTCTCAATGTAAGAACAAAAGGATATGAGCATGTGGAAGACCACGCTTCTGAAATTCAATAGTATATACAACTGTGATAGAATTACGCAAACATATTAGATTATATATTACGGCTTGATAAAATATGTCCAAATATTAAACCTGACAGATGAAAGATCACAAGACTGCTCTAACCCTACCAAAGATATGGCGCTCTTTTAAATAAATCATCAACTCTTCGAGCTTAATCTTGAATACGCGAGACAAAATATCAGCACGATCCTCGGGATTAAGTCCCCTATTTCTAACAAACCGGGTGATTTCCGGCCACTTGGTATTGAACGTAAACGTGATAAATAGATCAGGGTAACCGAACCACCTACAAATGGTCATAGTATCAAGGTAGCTTACTCTCATATATGGGCCACCTCCCACCAAAGAAGAAAGAACAATAAGACGACTACCGGCGGAAGACGGCTCAACGTCCCCTCGTTCAACAGCTCTTCTAAGATTATTGTAATTGTCCACGCGAAGAAGATCTTGGTTGTAGCGTATAAACTTTAGTCTATGAGATTCAGCcgatgcaaatccgtcaactaaaAACTGGTGATAGGCTTTACCGGATTGTAACAGAGTTGGAAATTCAACTGATGGCGGTCTATCCTGAATACGAAATGCATACCACTCTTTAAGTGTTAATTTATCACGCGGATTTTCAGAATTGCTATTCGAAGAGAATTTTCAGAGTGATAAATTCCCAATCGGTAACCGTCTTCCCCGCACggaaataataaaggatactggAGGGCCATGAATAATGGGTGTAACTCAGATATACGTTGTAAACTTCCGCATGACTTTTGTACAATAATATCTCGTTTATCCATGTTTGGACCTAAATCACCCTCGATCAATGCTGCTACCTCTGAAACCGTTGGACGATTATACATTCTCCCATCTCTGTCTCTTCTACAGATGAGTCTGATACTCACGTCGACGTTTTCATCGGAAGACAATCTGTCCCTAGCCATCCTAAATGTCTTTGCAACAGGATTATGTGAGTCGACCATCTTTTATAGTAATTCAATCAGCTCATCGTTAAATCGCTTCGGAGTATCGTGGCTGCATTCATAGTTAATAATAAGTTGTGTTTATTTATATTGGGTAACTAAATACCAAAAGATCGATCTTTACAAATAATGCGTTAAACTAATATTCTAACGTATTTGTCTTGTATATGACATACCTGATTGCTTTTTTCCGATTTTCAACTTCTTCTTCTGTGTCATATATGTATAACTGACAAAATTTTGGAGTTTCTCCGATTGACGGCAACAAACTTCTTATTCGGTGAATATTTTGGCCTCCCATCCTGAATGTGTAGGGACCTCGACCTTGATTGACGGAATGATCAATCTTCCCACCCATGGAAATGAAAGAAAACATCCCGTTATAAGCCCGGATATTCTCAATAAAATGCTTACTAAATGGATGTTGTCTACTTAGTAGAGACTTTAGGAGTTGAGGCGGTTCTTTTAACCATGGAAGCTTAACTTTGCCATCAGAGCAACACAATGAGAACTTAGGGCATCGAgtacccttttttttctttttcctttcttGAAACCACATTTGCGCTCTACATTTTGTGCACTCGAATTCTGGGTCACCAATATCCCAATATCCTTCGAGTACTGAAACATTAAATGTCACAACAATATGGAAAAGTTAAATAGTTTGATTTATATAGCTATTTAAATCAAGTTATAATACATCGATCATTAGCAAAAAATAAAATGACCTCCATCGTTCCCCTAGGAAGATTGATTTTGTTGACTTCGGGAACATTCTCCGTGTGAGCGAATTGAGCTCGTTTCACGTCCAGTGAATACTACTTGGTTTTCAGAAACTAAACCACTAAAGTCATCATAAGATTCACCAAAGGCTGAACATAAATCTCTTACTAATCGCTCCACCACATCTGGTGGACTATCGATACCTAAGTAGTCATGTTATAAACAACGGAGTTAGGATAAAAGCACGTAATAACAATAACGATTGTTATATACAAATTGTTAAGATAGTATTCAATAataatttaaaacaaaataaccATCGTTAATGAATTGGGAGGATTAATTTTCTTGGCCGAAGGAATATTCTCCGCGTAAAGCAAATGACCACCTACCATGTCCGGTGACAGCTACTTGACTTTCTGGTATTGAAGGTCTACATTCGTCGTATGATTCGCCAAAGGTTGAACATAAGTCTCTTACTAATCGTTCGACTGCATCTGGTGGACTATCGATACCTGTGAAGTAATGCAATAAACACCAGTTTAGAGAGTAATAAAACTTATACTCGATTtgttaaatattttatttataataGACGGCATTTTATATACCTGTGGTGGTGGAAGTAAGTGGCGTGGTTGGAGTAGAATATTGAGGATCTATTTGCACAGATACAGCTGATGTCACTCGTCTTGCTTGTCGTCTAGTCGAAGCTAATATATACGAAATGGCTATTAGATTAGTTATTTTTGTTATAGCCATTAAATAAATTTTTTCCATGTTAATGACTAATACACAAAATGAAAGttatttaatattttaattacgaataataattaaaaatataaacAAGACAAAAATAGTTGTATTTATGTAAATCATATATGTACGGGTCCGATATCCGATGGCATCCGAAAAATATTGAGCCATATTTTTGATAAGTATAAAACAAAGCCCAACCCAATGCAATAATATAGGTGACAATGGCCCAACTATTATTTAAATCCATAACTGAAACCCTAATAACCCATCCCTTATATACTCGCAATAACCCACCAACCCTCTTATTACCACACTTCTACTTCTTCGGCAGTCACTCTCCCCTCTCACTAAACTCTTCATATGCAACTTATTCAAAGTTTAGATCTAAACTTTGTATTACTCGTTTAGAACTGCCTTAACCCAGAAAAAA is a window encoding:
- the LOC141657658 gene encoding uncharacterized protein LOC141657658, whose translation is MLNHVKGPKSYEDIRRVNGTLYDTYREACYAYGLIGDDKEYIDAIEQASEWASGFYLRNLFAILLLSGTLSMPNRVWEATWSLLEDDILHRQRNILQNRGLELTDEELKNYALIDIEASLQLNGSSLARFEGMPLPDTSSITHHANTMVMDELSYDKESLQAEHVSSLSSMTDEQTTVYNEIMEAIASNQGGVFFVYGYGGTGKTFIWRTLCAALRSKGEIVLPVASSEIAATLIPGGRTTHARLGIPINLTENSTCPRIKPGSDLAELLIIAKLIIWDEAPMTHKHGFEAVDRSLKDVMRVVHARNATLPFGGKVVVFGGDFRQTLPVVSKGSRADVVHASLCSSYLWSSCKVLTLTKNMRLQAGSEETNVDEIRKFSEWILKIGDGLVGDPNDGDAEVDIEFPDDLLIQHVTNPIASLIDITYPDLQNRLWDPNYLQERAILSPTHEIVEDVNDYVLSLIHEEEIIYLSSDEVSRDDRTMGEPDLYSTEFLNSIKCSGLPNHELRLKVGAMVMLLRNIDQSRGLCNGTRLKVKDLGRRVISCTVLTGSHKGDRVHIARITLYRYPELQRAQIGHGHRPVPGLRRASSGGGMLPKGDWAHPSYFVPLVGGYPQAARRPPPTTTTTGPSTSRRATPSVSRRATPAAEEEEESESGSDEDRDSDYEGGD